The following are encoded in a window of Cupriavidus oxalaticus genomic DNA:
- the bamA gene encoding outer membrane protein assembly factor BamA, which yields MESKRGSTLIRHKRISLGLLASAVIAAWSPAGWAADPFVVRDIRVEGLQRVEPGTVFGYLPVRVGETFTDDKGADAIRALYNTGFFKDVQIRAEDGVLVVQVEERPAISQLEFVGIKEFDKDTLRRSLRAVGVAEARYYDRALIDKAEQELKRQYVARGYYAADVQTTVTPVDRNRVSVVFNVEEGPVAKIRQINIVGNKAFKESTLRDEMQLSTPNWLSWYTKNDLYSKQKLTADLEALRSYYLNRGYLEFAIESTQVSITPDKKDIYLTLNIKEGEQYKVSDIRLAGELLGKQEEMEKLLQLKKGDIFSSEKLTASTKAITDLLGTYGYAFTTINPQPNIDQEKREVALTLMVDPGRRVYVRRVNVVGNSKTRDEVVRREMRQMESSWFDSEKLQQSQARINRTGYFTDTNITTEDVAGAPDQVDVNVNVTEKPTGQISLGVGFSSTDKLVLQAGLRQDNVFGSGTSLGLDVNTAKSFRTIALTQYDPYFTVDGISRSTDIYYRTSRPLYYTGDQDYKIVSAGGGFKFGVPFSEVDTVFFGIGYERTQVYTSVNTPSQYTQWLNAIGKESGDGINNFPFTIGWARDRRDSALVPTKGPYTQANLEVGLPGGDTQYYRASVQQQYFYPISKAFTLALNGEVAYGHGYGSTPFPVFKYFYAGGIGSVRGYQTSTLGPKDQNGNPVGGASKMIGNVEFIFPLPGSGVDRTLRLFTFFDFGNVYQEGAPISFSDLKYSTGFGMSWLSPIGPLKISMGFPLNREETDKVQRFQFQIGTAF from the coding sequence ATGGAATCAAAGAGGGGATCAACATTGATCAGACATAAGCGCATTTCGCTGGGCTTGCTGGCGAGTGCCGTTATTGCAGCCTGGAGCCCGGCGGGCTGGGCTGCCGATCCGTTCGTCGTCAGGGACATCCGCGTTGAGGGCCTGCAGCGCGTCGAGCCGGGTACGGTGTTTGGCTACCTCCCCGTGCGCGTCGGTGAAACCTTCACCGACGACAAGGGCGCCGATGCGATCCGTGCCCTCTACAATACCGGTTTCTTCAAGGACGTGCAGATCCGCGCCGAAGACGGTGTGCTGGTCGTGCAGGTGGAAGAACGCCCGGCGATCTCGCAGCTGGAATTCGTCGGCATCAAGGAATTCGACAAGGACACGCTGCGCCGCTCGCTGCGCGCGGTCGGCGTCGCCGAAGCGCGTTACTACGACAGGGCGCTGATCGACAAGGCGGAGCAGGAGCTCAAGCGCCAGTACGTCGCGCGCGGCTACTATGCCGCCGACGTGCAGACCACGGTCACGCCGGTGGACCGCAACCGCGTCTCGGTCGTGTTCAACGTCGAGGAAGGCCCGGTCGCCAAGATCCGCCAGATCAATATCGTCGGCAACAAGGCATTCAAGGAAAGCACGCTGCGCGACGAGATGCAGCTGTCCACGCCGAACTGGCTGTCGTGGTACACCAAGAATGACCTGTACTCGAAGCAGAAGCTGACGGCCGACCTGGAGGCGCTGCGTTCCTACTACCTGAACCGCGGCTACCTCGAGTTCGCGATCGAATCGACCCAGGTGTCGATCACGCCGGACAAGAAGGATATCTACCTGACCCTGAACATCAAGGAAGGCGAGCAGTACAAGGTGTCCGACATCCGCCTGGCCGGCGAACTGCTGGGCAAGCAGGAGGAAATGGAAAAGCTGCTGCAGCTGAAGAAGGGCGACATCTTCTCGTCCGAAAAGCTGACCGCCAGCACCAAGGCCATTACCGACCTGCTGGGCACCTATGGCTACGCCTTCACCACGATCAACCCGCAGCCGAACATCGACCAGGAAAAGCGCGAGGTCGCGCTGACGCTGATGGTCGACCCGGGACGGCGCGTCTACGTGCGCCGCGTCAACGTGGTGGGCAACAGCAAGACCCGCGACGAAGTGGTGCGCCGCGAGATGCGCCAGATGGAAAGCTCGTGGTTCGACAGCGAGAAGCTGCAGCAGTCGCAGGCACGTATCAACCGGACCGGCTACTTCACCGACACCAACATCACCACCGAGGACGTGGCGGGCGCGCCCGACCAGGTCGATGTGAACGTCAACGTGACTGAAAAGCCCACCGGCCAGATCAGCCTGGGCGTGGGCTTCTCGTCCACCGACAAGCTGGTGCTGCAGGCCGGCCTGCGCCAGGACAACGTGTTCGGTTCCGGTACCAGCCTGGGCCTGGACGTGAACACCGCCAAGTCGTTCCGTACCATTGCCCTGACGCAGTACGACCCGTATTTCACGGTGGACGGCATCAGCCGCTCGACCGACATCTACTACCGTACCTCGCGGCCGCTGTACTACACCGGTGACCAGGACTACAAGATCGTGTCCGCCGGCGGCGGCTTCAAGTTCGGCGTGCCGTTCTCGGAAGTCGACACCGTGTTCTTCGGTATCGGCTACGAGCGCACGCAGGTCTACACCTCGGTCAACACGCCGAGCCAGTACACGCAGTGGCTGAACGCGATCGGCAAGGAGAGCGGCGACGGCATCAACAACTTCCCGTTCACGATCGGCTGGGCACGCGACCGCCGCGACAGCGCGCTGGTCCCGACCAAGGGCCCGTACACCCAGGCCAACCTGGAAGTCGGCCTGCCGGGCGGCGATACGCAGTACTACCGCGCCAGCGTGCAGCAGCAGTACTTCTACCCGATCTCGAAGGCGTTCACGCTGGCGCTGAACGGTGAAGTGGCCTACGGCCACGGCTACGGCAGCACGCCGTTCCCGGTGTTCAAGTACTTCTACGCCGGCGGTATCGGCTCGGTGCGCGGCTACCAGACCAGCACGCTGGGCCCGAAGGACCAGAACGGCAACCCGGTGGGTGGTGCGTCCAAGATGATCGGTAACGTGGAATTCATCTTCCCGCTGCCGGGCTCGGGCGTCGACCGCACGCTGCGCCTGTTCACGTTCTTCG
- the rseP gene encoding RIP metalloprotease RseP, with the protein MQTVLAFIVALCVLIYVHEMGHYLAARACGVKVLRFSIGFGRPLLRWISKSRDRTEWTVAAIPLGGYVKMLDEREFDPDRDARIDPADLPRAFNRQPVGKRFIIVAAGPLANFLLAIVLYFALFAGGMREPAPIVAAPAAGTMAQQAGVREGDRVLSLTANGHTEAVRSWNDLRMAVFAGGFGDARAVLRVRAADGAERDVTLARLPNTGGNPEQDPLSTLGLHLKGGPVTITEVLPDSAAERAGLKKGDRVVAWQGTPLTQASELIKAVRSQPGQAVTLGIERDGKRLDVPVTLDAAAPRDGEKDASGAPAPPAGKLGAALSQAVEMETVRYRPDQAMVRAFGQVWDTSALSLKLLGKMLVGQASLQNLSGPLTVADYAGRAANLGVQAFVSFLALVSVSLGVLNLLPIPVLDGGHLLYYCVEFLTGRPVPDHWQAMLQKVGIACILLLTSLALFNDVSRMFLANG; encoded by the coding sequence ATGCAAACCGTACTCGCTTTCATTGTTGCCCTGTGCGTGCTCATCTACGTGCACGAGATGGGGCATTACCTCGCCGCGCGCGCCTGCGGCGTGAAGGTGTTGCGCTTTTCGATCGGTTTCGGGCGGCCACTGCTGCGCTGGATCTCGAAGAGCCGCGACCGCACCGAATGGACGGTGGCGGCCATTCCGCTGGGCGGCTACGTCAAGATGCTCGACGAGCGCGAGTTTGACCCCGATCGCGACGCCCGGATCGATCCGGCCGACCTGCCGCGCGCGTTCAACCGCCAGCCGGTCGGCAAGCGCTTCATCATTGTCGCGGCCGGGCCGCTGGCCAATTTCCTGCTGGCGATCGTGCTCTACTTCGCGCTGTTCGCCGGCGGCATGCGCGAACCCGCACCGATCGTCGCCGCACCGGCGGCCGGCACCATGGCCCAGCAGGCCGGCGTGCGCGAAGGCGACCGGGTGCTGTCGCTGACCGCCAACGGCCATACCGAAGCGGTGCGTTCCTGGAACGACCTGCGCATGGCGGTCTTCGCCGGGGGCTTCGGCGATGCGCGCGCCGTGCTGCGCGTGCGCGCCGCCGACGGTGCCGAGCGGGACGTCACGCTGGCACGCCTGCCCAATACCGGCGGCAACCCGGAGCAGGATCCGCTCAGCACGCTCGGCCTGCATCTGAAGGGCGGGCCGGTCACCATCACTGAGGTATTGCCGGACTCGGCCGCCGAGCGCGCCGGGCTGAAGAAGGGCGACCGCGTCGTCGCGTGGCAGGGCACCCCGCTGACCCAGGCCAGCGAGCTGATCAAGGCGGTGCGCAGCCAGCCCGGGCAGGCCGTGACGCTCGGCATCGAGCGCGACGGCAAGCGCCTGGACGTGCCGGTGACGCTGGACGCTGCCGCCCCGCGCGACGGCGAAAAGGATGCCAGCGGCGCCCCGGCGCCGCCGGCGGGCAAGCTGGGTGCGGCGCTCAGCCAGGCAGTGGAGATGGAGACGGTGCGCTACCGTCCAGACCAAGCGATGGTCCGTGCGTTCGGCCAGGTGTGGGACACCAGCGCGCTGTCGCTGAAGCTGCTGGGCAAGATGCTGGTGGGGCAGGCGTCGCTGCAGAACCTGAGCGGTCCGCTGACCGTGGCGGACTACGCCGGGCGTGCCGCAAACCTCGGCGTGCAGGCCTTTGTCAGCTTCCTGGCACTGGTCAGCGTCAGCCTCGGTGTACTGAATTTGTTACCTATTCCGGTTCTGGATGGGGGGCATTTGCTGTATTATTGCGTGGAATTTTTGACTGGCCGGCCCGTCCCAGACCACTGGCAGGCAATGCTGCAGAAGGTTGGCATCGCCTGCATCTTGCTCCTGACCTCGCTCGCTTTGTTCAATGACGTCAGCCGAATGTTTCTGGCGAACGGCTAG
- the ispC gene encoding 1-deoxy-D-xylulose-5-phosphate reductoisomerase translates to MQRITILGATGSIGESTLDVVRRHPDRYTVHALTAHRQVRKLAEQCIAFRPARAVVGSAEAAGELQALLRDAGVDTEVSHGEAELESVAADAQTDAVMAAIVGAAGLRPTLAAARAGKRVLLANKEALVMSGRIFMDAVREHGATLLPIDSEHNAIFQCLPADDPRYGGGVARVLLTASGGPFRTRDPDTLHDISPDEACAHPNWVMGRKISVDSATMMNKGLEVIEAHWLFGAPAERIEVLIHPQSIVHSMVAYHDGSVLAQLGNPDMRTPIAYGLAYPERIDAGVTPLDLTLAGGLHFEKPDLQRFPCLGLAFDALRAGGVAPTVLNAANEVAVEAFLGGKVRFTDIAQLVAQVLQAAPAGAADTLDAILDADRMARAAARAAVAGLALRH, encoded by the coding sequence ATGCAGCGCATTACCATCCTGGGCGCCACCGGCTCGATCGGCGAAAGCACGCTCGATGTCGTCCGCCGCCATCCCGACCGCTACACCGTGCACGCGCTGACGGCGCATCGGCAAGTGCGCAAGCTGGCCGAGCAATGCATTGCGTTCCGCCCGGCGCGCGCCGTGGTGGGTAGCGCCGAGGCGGCCGGGGAGCTGCAGGCGCTGCTGCGCGATGCCGGTGTCGATACCGAAGTCAGCCACGGCGAGGCCGAGCTGGAATCGGTCGCCGCCGATGCGCAGACCGACGCCGTGATGGCCGCGATCGTCGGCGCCGCCGGTCTGCGCCCGACGCTGGCTGCCGCGCGTGCCGGCAAGCGCGTGCTGCTCGCCAACAAGGAAGCGCTGGTGATGTCCGGCCGCATCTTCATGGACGCGGTGCGCGAGCACGGCGCCACGCTGCTGCCGATCGACAGCGAGCACAACGCTATCTTCCAGTGCCTGCCTGCCGACGACCCGCGCTACGGCGGCGGGGTGGCCAGGGTGTTGCTGACCGCCTCGGGCGGGCCGTTCCGCACGCGCGATCCCGACACGCTGCACGACATTTCTCCCGACGAGGCCTGCGCCCACCCGAACTGGGTCATGGGCCGCAAGATCTCGGTCGACTCGGCCACCATGATGAACAAGGGCCTCGAGGTGATCGAGGCGCACTGGCTGTTCGGCGCGCCGGCCGAGCGCATCGAGGTGCTGATCCACCCGCAGAGCATCGTGCATTCGATGGTGGCCTACCACGACGGCTCGGTGCTGGCGCAGCTGGGCAACCCGGACATGCGCACGCCGATCGCCTACGGCCTGGCCTATCCCGAGCGCATCGATGCCGGCGTGACGCCGCTCGACCTGACGCTGGCAGGCGGGCTGCATTTCGAGAAGCCGGACCTGCAGCGCTTCCCGTGCCTGGGACTGGCCTTCGACGCCCTGCGCGCCGGCGGCGTGGCGCCGACCGTGCTCAATGCGGCCAACGAGGTGGCGGTCGAGGCATTCCTGGGCGGGAAAGTGCGCTTCACCGATATCGCGCAGTTGGTGGCTCAGGTGCTCCAGGCAGCACCAGCCGGCGCGGCGGACACGCTTGACGCCATCCTCGATGCCGACCGCATGGCGCGCGCGGCAGCGCGCGCGGCCGTTGCCGGACTGGCGCTGCGCCACTGA
- a CDS encoding phosphatidate cytidylyltransferase — translation MLLTRVITALCLLLLILPILFLAPPAGLAGLLGVIVLLAGWEFGRLIGLRGPWPYVYALACLIATIAWHDMPLRHATTWLLEAAVVCWGVALVLLARGVRTATPGFAVLGAILGLVMLPAFAHATMVLRGAGIGVLLTAAVLVWAADIGAYFTGKAIGRRKLAPSISPGKSWEGAIGGWLLALIIGLVLAATHAFAPTWFSVLGDRGGLGYVAGLTTLLVAASVIGDLFESLLKRQVGMKDSSRLLPGHGGVLDRIDALLPVFPLAALMLIFF, via the coding sequence ATGCTCCTCACCCGCGTCATCACCGCCCTGTGCCTGTTGCTGCTGATCCTTCCGATCCTGTTCCTGGCGCCGCCGGCCGGCCTGGCGGGGCTGCTCGGGGTGATCGTGCTGCTGGCGGGCTGGGAATTCGGACGCCTGATCGGGCTGCGCGGGCCCTGGCCTTATGTCTATGCGCTGGCCTGCCTGATCGCCACCATCGCCTGGCATGACATGCCGCTGCGGCACGCCACCACCTGGCTGCTGGAGGCGGCGGTGGTGTGCTGGGGCGTGGCGCTGGTCTTGCTGGCGCGCGGCGTGCGCACCGCGACGCCGGGCTTTGCCGTGCTGGGGGCCATCCTGGGCCTGGTCATGCTGCCCGCGTTTGCCCATGCCACGATGGTCCTGCGCGGCGCCGGCATCGGCGTGCTGCTGACCGCGGCCGTGCTGGTGTGGGCAGCCGACATCGGCGCCTATTTCACCGGCAAGGCCATCGGCCGGCGCAAGCTGGCACCGTCCATCAGCCCGGGCAAGTCCTGGGAGGGCGCCATCGGCGGCTGGCTGCTGGCGCTCATCATCGGCCTGGTGCTGGCCGCCACCCATGCCTTCGCGCCCACGTGGTTCTCGGTGCTGGGCGACCGCGGCGGGCTGGGCTATGTGGCCGGGCTGACCACGCTGCTGGTGGCGGCGAGCGTGATCGGCGACCTGTTCGAGTCGCTGCTCAAGCGCCAGGTCGGCATGAAGGACAGCAGCCGGCTGCTGCCGGGCCATGGCGGCGTGCTGGACCGGATCGATGCCTTGCTGCCGGTGTTCCCGCTGGCGGCCCTGATGCTGATTTTTTTCTGA
- a CDS encoding isoprenyl transferase, which produces MQHISSTLAVPDSSYVPRHVAIIMDGNGRWATQRHLPRVAGHSRGLDAVRAVVEASAARGVQYLTLFAFSSENWRRPADEVSFLMRLFMMSLRREVVKMHANNIRLRVVGDLGRFSPRIQQLIKDAEARTAGNTGLTVTIAANYGGRWDLLQAMRKMLARSPMLDPESIDESMLAPHLAMAYAPEPDLFIRTGGEQRISNFLLWQLAYSELYFTDVYWPDFDAAELDKAFASYRQRERRFGRTSAQLVAPGLSGTA; this is translated from the coding sequence ATGCAGCACATCAGTTCAACGCTCGCCGTACCCGATTCCTCCTACGTGCCCCGCCACGTTGCCATCATCATGGACGGCAACGGCCGCTGGGCGACCCAGCGGCACCTGCCGCGCGTTGCCGGGCACTCCCGGGGCCTGGATGCCGTGCGCGCGGTGGTGGAAGCCAGCGCCGCGCGGGGCGTGCAGTACCTGACGCTGTTCGCGTTCAGTTCCGAGAACTGGCGCCGGCCGGCGGACGAGGTGTCGTTCCTGATGCGGCTGTTCATGATGTCGCTGCGGCGCGAAGTGGTAAAGATGCACGCCAACAACATCCGCTTGCGGGTGGTTGGCGACCTGGGCCGCTTCAGCCCGCGCATCCAGCAGCTGATCAAGGATGCCGAGGCGCGCACCGCCGGCAACACCGGCCTGACCGTGACCATCGCCGCCAACTATGGCGGCCGCTGGGACCTGCTGCAGGCCATGCGCAAGATGCTGGCGCGCTCGCCGATGCTCGATCCGGAGTCGATCGACGAATCCATGCTCGCGCCGCACCTGGCCATGGCCTACGCGCCGGAGCCCGACCTGTTCATCCGCACCGGCGGCGAACAGCGCATCAGCAATTTCCTGTTGTGGCAGCTCGCCTATTCCGAGCTGTATTTCACCGACGTGTACTGGCCGGATTTCGACGCCGCCGAGCTGGACAAGGCCTTTGCCTCGTACCGCCAGCGCGAACGCCGTTTCGGCCGCACCAGCGCGCAACTGGTTGCGCCGGGGCTATCGGGCACGGCCTGA